A stretch of the Bacillus licheniformis DSM 13 = ATCC 14580 genome encodes the following:
- a CDS encoding MFS transporter has product MKSIFALSSVPLVMTLGNSMLIPVLPVIEKKLNISSFQVSLIITVYSIVAIVCIPITGYMSDRFGRKKIMLPCLLIAGAGGALAGLASTFFNDPFAMILAGRVLQGIGSAGAAPIVMPFIGDLFQNDEEISAGLGDIETANTAGKVLSPILGAFLASWVWYMPFWFIPVVSLASFFLVLFFVPKPKDKDDEKQTLKNFAKSVQEIFKREGRWLVSTFVIGGIIMFLLFGVLFYLSDTLEKKHQIDGIAKGALLSIPLLFLSVSSYLAGKLIGNDKIRMRICVLIGMILLALSFAGLWWNHSFYPLFLFMSIGGIGIGIALPSLDALITEGIEKEERGTISSFYNSMRFIGVALGPPVFAYMMTNAGWLIFIVSLLCSLAALALVLFNIDPKEDESEAAKTV; this is encoded by the coding sequence ATGAAAAGCATTTTTGCGCTGTCTTCGGTCCCGCTCGTGATGACGCTCGGCAATTCGATGCTGATTCCGGTTTTGCCGGTGATCGAAAAAAAATTAAACATTTCTTCGTTTCAGGTGTCGTTGATCATCACGGTTTATTCAATTGTGGCGATTGTATGCATCCCGATTACCGGCTATATGTCGGACCGGTTCGGAAGAAAAAAGATCATGCTCCCATGCCTTCTGATTGCGGGAGCTGGAGGAGCGTTAGCAGGTTTGGCTTCAACTTTTTTCAATGATCCGTTTGCGATGATTTTAGCAGGTCGCGTCCTTCAAGGAATCGGCTCAGCCGGCGCAGCGCCGATCGTCATGCCGTTTATCGGCGACTTGTTCCAAAATGATGAAGAAATCAGCGCGGGACTCGGAGATATAGAGACGGCAAATACTGCCGGCAAAGTATTAAGCCCGATATTAGGGGCTTTTTTAGCATCTTGGGTTTGGTACATGCCGTTTTGGTTTATCCCGGTCGTGTCTCTTGCCAGCTTTTTTCTCGTCTTGTTTTTTGTTCCCAAACCGAAGGACAAAGATGATGAAAAGCAAACGTTAAAAAACTTTGCAAAAAGCGTACAGGAAATTTTCAAACGGGAAGGTCGGTGGCTTGTTTCCACTTTTGTCATCGGCGGAATTATTATGTTTCTTTTATTCGGAGTGCTCTTCTACCTGTCGGATACTTTGGAGAAGAAGCATCAAATTGACGGGATTGCGAAAGGAGCGCTTCTCAGCATTCCGCTGCTTTTTCTTTCCGTCAGTTCCTACCTTGCCGGAAAGCTGATCGGAAACGATAAGATCAGAATGAGGATCTGCGTGCTGATCGGCATGATCCTGCTGGCTTTGTCGTTTGCCGGTTTGTGGTGGAACCACAGCTTTTACCCGTTATTTTTGTTTATGTCCATCGGCGGCATCGGCATCGGAATTGCGCTCCCTTCTTTGGATGCGCTGATTACCGAGGGAATTGAAAAAGAAGAGCGCGGCACGATATCTTCGTTTTACAACAGCATGAGGTTTATCGGTGTTGCGCTCGGACCGCCGGTTTTCGCCTATATGATGACAAATGCGGGGTGGCTGATTTTCATCGTATCGCTTTTGTGCAGTTTAGCTGCACTAGCGCTTGTGCTGTTTAATATTGACCCGAAAGAAGACGAAAGTGAAGCGGCAAAGACGGTGTAG